GAATTTACCAAGGTTACAACAAAAAAGATATAGcagcaaaactcaaacaaaactaaTGTAGCAAATGAACTAGTCGGTTCCAGCGGTTCCAGCAAAAATGAAGTCGTCGGTGAAGGAACGATCAGGTTCCAGTAAAATTGGAAGCTGGTTCCATCATGTAGCCTTGCTCGTTGCGGCAAACCCCGATGTCGGTTCTAGCAAAGTGTTGACCGGTTCTCCAGCGTCGCCGCACGCCTCCACCGCAACATCTCTGTCGCGCCGTCACGATGGTTTGCCTCCAAAGCATCTTTGTCACGCCGACGTCGGTGGTTGCTGCAAACACGAGCCGGTGGTTGGCATCTATGTCGCGCCGCCGCCGGTAGTTCTCCACAAAAGCTGCAATGCCTCGTTGTGTTGGTCATCACCGTGCTGCAGTAAGGATCAAAGGTGGTTGGCGAAAAAAGAAAGGGGAACGAGTGGTCGAGAATGGAGGAGCAAGACATGAATGAAAGGATAAGGTTGTGTCCAAAGCGGTGCGTGGACCCCGCCAGCACATGGACACGTGCGAGTATGAGTCAGGAGGAAATGTGAGCGTCCGATCTGGATACATCAGACGACCCGCATGAGACCGGCCCAACACATTGGCCGGCCAGCCGGTGGCAGACGTTTCCCAACCAGAAAAGAACATACAAAGACAGAAACAGCAAATACAAGCTCTGGGATCAACCCAAGAAATCTGAAACTAGAAAAATCGATTGTGCACCATATATAGGACTGTGTTTTAGGAAGTGTAAACAAAACTGACATGTTCTATGACAGCTTTCACCGTTGACTAGAAGGGTTGAGCGTGCTTTGCTGCGCCGTTGGTATTATTGCGTTTCTTTAAAAAATAATCACTCTGTTTCAAAATATATTGTGTGTTACTTTTTTTGAAAAGTTAAACCTTTTAAATTCAATAAAATTTGTAGAAAAATATATAGAAATCCATAATATCAAATGGGTATTTTTAAATTCATCATGAAATTAATTTCCACActtttttgtttaatattgtggatATTGATATTTTTGCTCTTGACTTGGTCAAAGATGAAGAAATTGGACTTGCTACAGAATTAATACCCCTTATATTTTGGAACTGAAGGAATACTTAGTTTGGCGGGTGGTGGAGATTACATTTTTTAAAATCAAACCTTTTAAGTTCAATAAAATTTGAAGAGAAATATATAAAAATCCAAAATATCAAGTCAGTATTTTCAAATTCATCGTGGAATGAATTTTTCATActtttttgtttaatattgtggatgttGATATTTTTGCTCTTGACTCGGTCGAAGTAGAAGAAATTTGACTTTGTACAAAACTAATACTCCCTCcactcccttatacaaggccacatcATATTTTTATGTCTAACTTTGGCCATTTATTTTACTAGGAAACATGCCCAtacattgcaacgggagaaaaaaaaatacatgcaaatacctaacgagagcaaacgagaggggagacaagggaaaggcaagaggagatcatgGCGGTGTCAATGGTGCCCTAGGCGAAGAcatgggagctcggggcggcgcggatcgaacggcaatgtcgcggtggcccaaggttgaggaagacggcagcgacatcgatgcgggggtgctggacttgatctcgttggcgTAGATGAAGTAGCGAAGGCATTCAGAGCTCCTTGACAAGCTCCTAGCCCGCAGGGAGGGCAGTGGCCatgtggacggggtcggtcatggtggccgtggcGTCTGACTTCCTCCAGATCGacgggatcgagcgagcgaggaggagaagtggatttgGGAGGGGCGTCAAGGAGGAGTGAGTCCATGGGGTAGGGAAggcagggcgtcacccttatccattccccttcgatgccagcgaggtggtcgggcgggagcccgtctctgtagcgacgcggctcggggaacaggagaagacgaccgcGCGGGGACTGGACCGCTGAgccggttcggtggcaaggcccagggggcagggcgaatccccttttacatcgtccttttggtttttcaatgtattctaatctgtttttcctttttaacaccgttttctatttattcttatcaactaaatgatctctactcctaatgtatcagttggtagtctccgtttcgggtttattttcgtcccacctcccgagtgagggagagggggagagagagtgaggaagagggagggagagggtgtgtgtgtgtgagaatttgatggtaaaaaaggtcgtccatgtcacttaatatgtatgagaatattctatgtaatattaacataattgatagtgaacttttaaagttaatgtggccccgttgcaacgcacgggcgttcttctagttctATTTGGACATGGCATCCCATTCGTGTCATTGCTTATCCACCTTCCGCCCCTCGCCAATGATGGTTGTAGTGTTCACCTAATCACAACGCATCCGAACATGGTCAATCTCAAAGCGGTGAACTCGACCACCGCATCACACACATGCCATTGCAGCGCGCTAGCATAATGAAATGTTTAAAACTTAATGAACAATCTCGTCGAGCAGGACGTGAGACCCGCAGCCCGCTATCCCTGCGTACTTGGACGCGGCGTCAACTTTGCGAGTGGGATGCTGTAACACCCTCCGCCTAATATGCTAATAGACCATAAAAAATTATATGTACATAATTCTATCAACGATGCATCTCGTGAGTGAAATATACCATtagttccatctgcccataacacaAAATAATATTTGAGAACAATGATCATACACCCGGATTACATTCAGCTTGGAAAAGCTCTCTGAACACCTTATCTACTGGCCCAATCGGCAAGACAGTGAGCAAACTTGCTTTGGTCCCTACAGACCCAATTAATCTGGTGGGATTTGAAGTGCTTCAAAGCCTCCTTGATGTCACAAGTAACAGAGAACAGCCTGGACTTGTTAACCGTTTGAGGTTCAAGTGCCTGCACCAGCGACAAGCAGTCCAACTCCACAATGATATCACCATTAAACAACTTTGCCAGTTCCTTCAGCCCAACCAGTAGCGTTGTCGTGTTGTTGCCCACAATACAAATTTTGATCATAGATCAGAATATACAACAAATAATATTGGACAGTTGCTCTTAATATCAGCTATAACATACATTTCGATACATGGACATTCGGTCATATGTTGCCATTGTAACTGAAGCTCGCATTGATAGTACTCCTATGCCAGCAATATGAAAACACCACTCTACGTCGAGTACACTGCACATCAGTACCATTGTGCAGAAATCAGTTTATCAAAGTAACCTGAAGTTATGACAGTCAATACTTGATGGTCGACTGCATAGCTGAAAAGGCTGAATGTCTCGTCCACCACCGGCCACCGCCGTGCCTTGCTGAGCATAGACAATTCTCACATCAGTAAATCCAATATCTCATCAATTCCCAAAACCATACAAATCAACAATTTGCTAGAATGAGCCGGCACTGAGACGATTAAAGCTAATTGATAATGTAGTGGTACCAGAATTAAACGAATAGGCACCACAATTTCCATCTTGTCTTGGTTGGGAGGTTGGTGAGAGTGGCATTTCGTAAGTTCCAATTTAGTAGTCTGCTACTGTTCTGAATTTTTGACAAGTGCAGTTGGAGTTGAACGATTTGGAAGTACTTGTATCCTAACGGGACTGAATAACCAAAGTGTTGTATTATTATTCAATTTTAGAGACGAAGGTTGCAGCCAATTGCCAGCTGATTCTGAACATCTAACAGATGAGGAGTCAAATTCAGGCTGCTTGATCAAGCTGACGATAAGTTTAAAATTATTCAGTACATAGATTTTGAGCAGTTAAAATGAACTTTCCTACAATTTGAAGCTCCCTATGACTGTGCTTATATCAAACATACTTAGCACATGGTTGCATGTGACATCTTATTCTGCATTATTTGTTACATGTGTGCTCGCAGTTGCATCGTGCTTTCATTAGCTAGTTCTTCTTTTCTCCTCTTTGTCCATCTGTTCATTTGGTGTATCTACCAAACAGAGGTGCATCACAGATCGTCATACTACCCATGGAGAGCATGTTCAGAGATCTATTTTGAGAGGGGAGGCCTGCTGGGAGTGTGCCTGAAACTGAAAACACTTAAAATATGGCCTGTCATCAGAAACTGCCATGGAGGCCCTCGTCGTCTCCTCCTCCAGCTGCTACCCCGACCAGAGAGCCTCCTATTCTTGGCAGGGCCACCCTCCTTTCGTTGCTGGACTGCGACCCCGACCTCAGCTTGCTGCTACCCGATGTCTAGACCGGGGCAGAGGAGGTTGATGCGGAGCACCAGTTGTCAGTCAAAGTTGGGGCAGAGCCGATCGAAACGGAGGACGGAGGCGGCTGAGGGAGGGTCGGCGTACAGCCCAGCACCGCCGCCTGGCTCTGGCGTCATCTTCCTCACGGTGGGAGGGGGCGGCGGGTGACCTGCCCATCTCGTCTAGCCGACGTCAAGGGGACATATGGAAGGTGAGGCAGCATCGTCCTGGCGGTGcgaggtggaggagggggaggaagagAGAGCTTGAGAGGCCACTGACCTGTCCCGCCATCGAGATGAAAGGGGATCAAGGGAGAGGCGCGCGCGTCAGCAGCCATCCGGCACGGATCCCCTCCTGGTGGCTCGTCTGCCTAGGTCACGATGCATGCGTGCCTCCATCCCTCCGCAACGACTTCAATTCCGATCTAAGGGCGAGGTGAGGAGTAGCAGCAACAGCGTGGCGTCTTCGTGCGTGCCGAGGACAAAGGAATCGTGTGCGTGATGTTTCCATTTGCTCGTGTATAATAAAAAATTTCTATCAGGACAGGAGGAGACGTGTCCATGCTCTCCTCGGTCTATTTTCTTTTTCTATCTGGACTGAAGGACATAAGAGGACAGAAAGATCGCTCAATTAATCTCAGCCGTCAATCTTTATAATTAATATAAAATCAACGGATATAGAAATATGACGTATAAAGAACTATGAAAGTTTtctccctttaatattaggtaaagataaagataaacaaAAAGTGAGTTGTATGCCAAAAAAATTAATTGGATGCACATTTCAAAGAACTTTTCGATAATATATTTTTATCACATATAATCCATATTTTGTTGACCAAAATTATAAGTCAAAGTTTGACAAAAAAACAAAGTGGCctcgtataagggaatggagggagtaccccTTATATTTTGGAACTGATGGAGTATTTAGTTTGGCGGGTGGTGAAGATTATGAAGTGTGTTTTATTTTTATTGTAATATGGTGATTTGGTGGATCTTTCATGGTGTGATTCTAAGTTATCCGTTAACCAACCTATATCTATGTGAGGAAATTTCGGTGTCGGTGGTCGCATGTTTGGTGCTAGAATATGACATGGTGACACTTCTTTTTTTCCAAGTGATGTAAAGGTGCGCGGGATTAATATATTTTAATAGGCCGGTTGCTGCTAATTAATTTAAAAAGTCGTTGGCCCCGTCAAAATCATAAACGAAATCCAGAATTGAATACCTCAATTGAATGAAAAAGCTTTAGAATTAGAAAACATAGTGAATTAAAAGAATTGGATGAGAGAGCCCTAGAAAGTGTTGACCTGGTCAAAATCAGTTGACTCAATCCTAAATTGAATACTGTGAGGCCTGAAAAATTAGGAAATATAATgtatagtacttcctccattccaaattactcgtcgcagaaatggatgtatctagaactaaaatacatctgaaTACATTCAAacttgcgacaagtaattcagaacggagggagtataaaataattGAATGACTTAGCGTTGAGAAATTGTTGACCTTGTCAAAATTGAATGCCCTAATTTTAATTGAAGATCTCAATTAAATATGGGCTCTTTAATTAAATTAAGGAGCTGGATTCCATACTTTTTTTTAAGATCAACTTGACTCGTACGACTAGTTTAAACTTTCTGGGACGGCCGGGTGATAGGTACTATGCACCGAAGATAAGCATAGACATCCAGGAGTCCCTCTCGGGCCACGGTATAGAGTACGGGCAGAGGAGCGATATGGACCCGGCCGGCGCGGggaaggcgacggcggcggcggcggctgtgtgCGTGACGGGCGCGGGAGGCTTCATCGCCTCGTGGCTCGTGGAGCGCCTCCTCGCCGGAGGAGACTACGCGGTGCATGGCACCGTTCATGATCCTGGTAAGATTTTCTTTTCTTGAGATGGTCATGTCAGTAAGATGCGGATTCGTCCGTACGTTCAGGCAACCCCAAGAATGACCACCTGAGGACGCTGGACGGCGCCGGCGAGCAGCTGCGGCTGTTCAACGTCGACGTGCTGGACTACGCGAGTGTGGCGTCCGCCGTGGCCGGCTGTGCCGGCGTCTTCCACGTCGCCAGCCCATGCCCCGCCACCAAATCCATGAACCCCGAGGTAACACCCCAACTGTCAAATCTGTAACACACCAGGGCTGGCTGCTGTGCCTGTATTTacaactccctccattcctaaatactccctccgtaaactaatataaaaataTTTAGATTACTATTCTaataatctaaatgctcttatattagtttacagaaggAGTACTTGTCTTTCAAGACGCTGGCCGAACGCGAGGCCTGGGCTTACGCAGAGAAGACCGGGCTAGACGTGGTGACCGTGTGCCCACCGCTGGTGTTCGGGCCTCTGCTGCAGCCCACGGTGAACACCAGCAGCTTGTTCCTCATCAGATACCTGAAATGTAGGCTACATCTCGTGCCCTTTCACATTCAGATAAATAAATACACACTGCAATTATAAGCTGCTGCGTTTGAATTGATTTTGATATAGAGAAAATTTCTTATTTGACACTGTTTTAAAATCTGGTTTCTTATTTGACATTGGAAAAGGTTTTCTTCCCTGTTTGACACTAGTATGACGCTTTCGTCCATTTTGAGACTAAATGACATCTGAAAAGACAATTTTGCCCCTCATGCGGTATtttgtgcgcgcgtgtgtgtgctgttgcgtgtgtgggtgcacgcgcacatatgtgctgctgctgcatgtgtgtgtgcacgtgtgttgctgcatgtgtacgtgcgcgcgcgtgtgtgtgctgTTGCGTGACTATGTGCTGCATGcgtgtgtgctgctgctgctgccgcgtgtgtgttgctgcgtgtgtgtgtgcgtgtgcatgtgtgttgccgcgtgtgtgtgcgcgcgcgcacgcaCGCCTACATGTTGttgcgtgtgtgtgcgcgtgcgtgtgttttggtgcatgtgtatgtgttgctgcgtgtgtgctcCTGCCCTCACACTGATGCTGCGTGTGTGCGCTATTGCCTCCCACACACATACCAGATGAGGGGCAAAAAAGTCTTTTCAGATGCCATTTAGGCTTAAAATGGACGAAAATGTCATATAAGGAATAAAATTTTAAACTTATGTCAATTAAAAAAAAAACTTTTTCAGTGTCAAGTAAAGAAGCAGATTTTAAGATAGtatcaaataaggaattttctttTTAATATATCTGCAGGCGACGGCGTGGACGCCATGGACGACAGGGTGAGGAACATGGTGGACGTCAGGGACGTCGCCGACGCCCTTGTGCTAGCGTACGAGAGCCCAGAGGCGGCCGGCCGCTACATCTGCAGCGCGCACGCCAGGAAGGTGTCCGAAATGGTTTCCATCGTCAGGAGCCTGCATCCCAACCTGAACTGCGCAAACAGGTAAGACGCCATCACTTAATCTGTACTACGTACATCGATGCATGCACAGTGTAAGTCGGTGTAAACTGTCGGGGTTCTGACGACGGTGTAAATGAGTTGGCAGGTTCGTTCGGCTGGtgggagatgagaaggtgttcagcACAGAGAAGCTGCAGAGGCTGGGGTGGAAGTTCAGGACGCTGGAGGAGACGCTCAAGGACAGCGTCGAGTCCTACATGTCTGCAGGCATACTCAACTGAGTATGCCCCAAGGTTGCGCGCGGAGCGTAGCAAGGTGGGCATTTTGTTTCCTAAAGAGCACTGCAGATGTGGCGCTAGTTTCAGTTCAAGGACAGCACGGTAGCTAATGCAATGATCAAACGGTAGTGTGAAATTGTATTGATCAAACTAGTGTAACAAATACCACAATTTCTATATGTAAGTTGACTGAATTTGTAATTTACGTAAGTCGGTTTTATGGGAAAAGGAGCTGTTGAAGGAGGAAGAAAGTTgcaggaagaaaagaaaaagaatggtCGTTGAATCTTAATCTAATAACGCAAAAGATTGACTTATCCAAAAACAATTGTCAGACAACTTACGTATACCCGGTCCCAAAAATATCAATGTTTCATAAGCCGTTCTCAATGCAGATATGATACGCAAGATACAAAGTTACATGACCATTTGTATCTTTTTTGTAAATGATGTTTCCTATTGACTCGCAATGTTTTTGAGGAAGCGCGGGAGAACTACGTTTGCATTATGAGAAGGAACAGCGGCACAGCGCTAACTGTACAGGCGGTGGCAAAGGCCAggaacagaagaaaaaacaaaagctGAAGGGGATTGCCGCATGGCGCTACTCTCGCCGCATCAGATGATTACCCCCAGCTAGCGCCCAGGTGGCGAGCTCGTCGCTGACTAGTTGAAGAACTGTCCTAACAGGGCGATCCACCTCCCTGAAGATGCGTCTGTTACGCTCTAGCCAAATAAACCAGGAGATCAGCAAGGCAATCGAACGCGCCCGCTTCGGGCAAGCGCTGCCATTGCTGAGCGCGGTAAGCCAGTCTACCATGGACGCACCACACCGCCAGTCACTAGGATGGAACCCAGGGATGTGGAAGCGAGCAGCAGCCTCCCCCCAGAGTTGACGCGACCAGGGACATTCTGAGAAAAGATGCTTGGTAGTCTCGAGGTTTCTCCTGCAGAGCTGACAAAAGTAGGAGTTCGGCCATTGTCTGGCCAGCAACCTGTCCGCAGTGAGTAGGCGATTTATTGAGAGGAGCCAGGAGAATAGCTTGATCTTGGTGGGCGCCCATGCACGCCAGACAACTTGCATGATTGACGAGTATGTTGAACCGACGAACTGCATGCGGTAGGCAGACGCGGCGGAGTGGACGCCAGACGGCTCAAGCTTCCAGGTGAACTCATCCGGCCCAATATCTTGGAGGTTGACGCCGCTGATCCGAACCCACAGTGCCACAAAGTCCTGGAGCAGCTCGCTTGTGACACGGCCTTGTAGATCGGCTATCCATCTACCCTGTGTAGTGCGTCCCGGACTGTTCTGTGTTTGCGCCTGACTCGCAATGTTACATTAAAAGAATACAAGCATCATAAGCATACACTAGCCTCGGCAAAATTAGTACGCACACTGACCCGGTAAAATCAAGGGGCATTACTTGAATGCCGCTGCAAGTACAtgtgaaaaaaaaaatcaaaaaacgaTTGTATTTTTCGAGAGAATGACAACACCAATGCACACACAGGGAATATAGAAATGACAGCCAAAAGTCTCATCGAAACAAATTAGCATGCAACAGCAACCATCAACATCATCCACTAATGATGCCATGCCATCACTCAATTATTTCAACAACGATGCCTCCACGATGGGATGACACGTGATCATCGTTGTTGCCAGGTCCAACCACGAAGGTAGGTCTTGGGTTTTCACCCTAAGAGGAAGTTCAAGCAAATTTCAGACAATTATTAAACCCATTAAGCGTCGCGTGAAGGGCGACCAACTAGATATGCCACATGGCACAATTTGGTTGGCCGCAGTGAGAAATCTTTTGAAAAAAAATTAGATGAAGGTGAGGAttattttttaatatatttttctttttagatagAGGTCAAGACCTCTGGTATTTTGTCAAAATGAAGGTGTCCCAAATGGTTTCCGTCGTCAGGAGACTGCATCCGAGCCTAAACTGCACAAAGAAGTAAGACGTTGTCACTTAATCTGTACGTACATCGATGTGTCATGTGTGCACCGTGTAAACTCTCGGGATTCTGACGACGGTAACGATGAGTCGGCAGGTTCGTTCAGCTggtagagatgagaaggtgttcagcTCCGAGAAGCTGCAGAGGCTGTGGTGGAAGTTCAGGACGTTGGAGGGGACGCTCAGGACAACGTCGAGTCCTACATGTCTGCAGGCATACTAAGCTGAGCTTGACCATGGTAGGCAATGCGATGATCAAACTGTAGAGCAAAATACTCTCGAAAAACCGATAGTGTGAAATTGTATTGATCAAACTAGTTTGACAAATACCAATGTTTCGGCAGCCGTTATCATTGCAGATATGATACGCAAGATACAAAGTTTTGGAAGTGGATGGCTACCTTATTGCTTTGGAAGTGGATGGCATGAGCCGTTGCCCAGATGCACAAAACAGTCCCGACCATACATGGCTAGTCTTGAAACGATGGGTCAAAACAAGGGTGTTGGTACCTTGATCAACGACGCCATCGCGTTGATAAATGCCCAACCCAACTGCTCGTTGCCATCCTCGGCCACCACCTGTCCACCTGGACACACTCCTCTAGACCCAGGCGTTCCGAACGACATTCTCCCCGCTTCCCCAGCGCGATGGCCGGCTATCGTAACTTCTCTAGAGCGAATCCTTCCAAAGGCGCTGCCGACAACGTCGTCCCTGTGGCGCTGCTCCTTCCTTCTCGTGCCTTTTGCTCGATTGACCTTCTTCCTATGAAATTTTAGTAACAAGGTTTCAGTAACCAGTAAAAAAATGCAGATTTTAGTACAAGAAAAATGAGCCTCTTGACAAAGTTTTAGTAGAAATTAGATTTCTGTACAACAAGATATTTTAGTACCTACTAAAAGGAATAGTAGCATCATAAGTATGAAACTGAATCTTTAGTCACAGCAGGTGACTACCCTTGTCATCTCAATATCATCATATGTTTTTTGAAGAAAATCATAAGCATCAGCACCACTACATGAAAGACAAATCTCCTAGCTTCTTTATGATTCAGAATTTAACCGCATTCAGGCCAATATGAATAGCATCTCAAGGATCTAGATAAATACCTAGAACAAAACTCAATGAAGAACCATAACATTAGTCGAAACTAAACATGAAAATTTTAAAGTCACTAACTTTATATCAGTCCAGTAGTAATAGTAGTACAAGCGTTGGTAGAAAATGCAATTCTCAAGGTGCATATAGATATGCTATTATCTTGCTGCTAGAAAATGTAGCGCTCAAGGTACATATTGATATGCCATTGTCTTGATGTGAAATAGAATGCTTGGTTTGTTAGCTAGATCAGGAAACCTAAGCTTTCCAACAATTACAATCTGGAAGCACAATCAGACCTCATAGCCTATAAAGATAAATGAAAGGCAATCAAACCATTGGCTAGAACTTCTAATTGCAGCTCTGAGAGATCTGTAATCCATTTGTAATTTGCCTAGTAATAAAATCAATCAAACTGGAAAACAATCAAACTGTAATTTGCCTAGTAACAAGACCTCAATGGCATGCATACCATCACCTTTCATATCCTTTTATCACATTAAATGTTTGTTGCATTGTCTACGGACGAGCCAAAATTGCTATGCCCCCGGTTGTACAAATTAGATGCACAATAGATTCCCCATTCAGTCCAATACTGCTGCAAATGAACAACATACATCCACATTAGTAAATACATCACGTACCCTGGTTAAGTACTTAATTTCAAGTCCAAAAAATCAACACACTCCTGGCCAA
This portion of the Triticum dicoccoides isolate Atlit2015 ecotype Zavitan chromosome 7A, WEW_v2.0, whole genome shotgun sequence genome encodes:
- the LOC119327418 gene encoding tetraketide alpha-pyrone reductase 1-like isoform X1 → MDPAGAGKATAAAAAVCVTGAGGFIASWLVERLLAGGDYAVHGTVHDPGNPKNDHLRTLDGAGEQLRLFNVDVLDYASVASAVAGCAGVFHVASPCPATKSMNPEKEYLSFKTLAEREAWAYAEKTGLDVVTVCPPLVFGPLLQPTVNTSSLFLIRYLKCDGVDAMDDRVRNMVDVRDVADALVLAYESPEAAGRYICSAHARKVSEMVSIVRSLHPNLNCANRFVRLVGDEKVFSTEKLQRLGWKFRTLEETLKDSVESYMSAGILN
- the LOC119327418 gene encoding uncharacterized protein LOC119327418 isoform X2, producing MDPAGAGKATAAAAAVCVTGAGGFIASWLVERLLAGGDYAVHGTVHDPGNPKNDHLRTLDGAGEQLRLFNVDVLDYASVASAVAGCAGVFHVASPCPATKSMNPEFTEGVLVFQDAGRTRGLGLRREDRARRGDRVPTAGVRASAAAHGEHQQLVPHQIPEMRRRGRHGRQGEEHGGRQGRRRRPCASVREPRGGRPLHLQRARQEGVRNGFHRQEPASQPELRKQVRSAGGR